In Desulfomicrobium escambiense DSM 10707, one genomic interval encodes:
- a CDS encoding cell division protein ZapA, which translates to MLGLELSFEADVPPERIRQAVDFVHKRYSELQGRASNMSKERLLTYLALSLADDYLHDQGRLSQLEGNLQQLLSKIDSPEEQQT; encoded by the coding sequence GTGCTCGGCCTCGAACTTTCCTTCGAGGCCGACGTCCCGCCCGAGCGGATTCGCCAAGCGGTGGATTTCGTGCACAAGCGATACAGCGAGTTGCAGGGGCGGGCCAGCAACATGAGCAAGGAGCGGCTCCTGACATATCTGGCACTCAGTCTGGCCGACGATTATTTACATGATCAAGGGAGGCTGTCGCAGCTTGAAGGCAATCTGCAGCAGCTTCTTTCGAAGATAGATAGTCCTGAAGAACAGCAGACCTAA
- the atpD gene encoding F0F1 ATP synthase subunit beta, producing MSAVNTGKIVQVIGPVVDLEFAEGKLPGILNAILITNPTIDAEEDNLVVEVAQHLGNSVVRCIAMDNTDGLVRGQVGKDTGRPIQVPVGKASLGRILNVVGRPVDEKGPIVAEKSYPIHRTAPSFTEQSTKIEVLETGVKVIDLLVPFPKGGKMGMFGGAGVGKTVILMEMINNIAKNHGGISVFAGVGERTREGNDLYHEMIDAGVLDKACLVYGQMNEPPGARSRVALTALAAAEYFRDEENQDVLLFVDNIFRFTQAGSEVSALLGRMPSAVGYQPTLGTDLGELQERITSTNKGSITSVQAVYVPADDLTDPAPATTFSHLDGTIVLSRQIAELGIYPAVDPLDSTSRILDPNVIGMDHYMTARAVQRILQKYKDLQDIIAILGMDELSDEDKLTVSRARKMQRFLSQPFFVAAQFTGKEGRYVKLEDTIKGFKEIIEGKHDSIPESCFYMVGGLDEALENAKKQ from the coding sequence ATGAGTGCTGTTAATACCGGTAAAATAGTGCAGGTCATCGGGCCTGTTGTCGACTTGGAGTTTGCAGAAGGCAAACTTCCAGGCATCCTGAACGCCATTCTAATCACCAACCCGACCATCGACGCCGAAGAAGACAACCTGGTCGTCGAAGTCGCCCAGCACCTTGGCAACAGCGTCGTCCGCTGCATCGCCATGGACAACACCGACGGTCTCGTCCGCGGCCAGGTCGGCAAGGACACGGGCAGGCCCATCCAGGTGCCCGTAGGCAAGGCCTCCCTGGGCCGCATCCTGAACGTCGTGGGCCGCCCCGTGGACGAAAAGGGCCCCATCGTCGCAGAGAAGAGCTACCCGATCCACCGCACGGCCCCGAGCTTCACCGAGCAGTCGACCAAGATCGAAGTGCTTGAGACTGGCGTCAAGGTCATCGACCTGCTCGTCCCTTTCCCCAAGGGTGGCAAGATGGGCATGTTCGGTGGTGCCGGCGTCGGCAAGACCGTTATCCTCATGGAGATGATCAACAACATCGCCAAGAACCACGGCGGCATCTCCGTGTTCGCCGGTGTCGGTGAGCGCACCCGTGAAGGAAACGACCTGTACCATGAAATGATAGACGCGGGCGTTCTGGACAAAGCCTGCCTTGTCTACGGTCAGATGAACGAACCTCCGGGAGCCCGTTCCCGCGTCGCTCTGACCGCTCTGGCCGCCGCGGAGTACTTCCGTGACGAAGAAAACCAGGACGTGCTCCTGTTCGTCGACAACATCTTCCGTTTCACCCAGGCCGGCTCCGAAGTCTCCGCGCTTCTCGGCCGCATGCCCTCCGCCGTCGGTTACCAGCCGACCCTGGGCACCGACCTTGGTGAGTTGCAGGAACGCATCACCTCCACCAACAAGGGTTCCATCACCTCGGTGCAGGCCGTTTACGTTCCCGCCGACGACTTGACCGACCCCGCCCCGGCCACGACCTTCTCGCACCTTGACGGCACCATCGTTCTGTCCCGTCAGATCGCCGAGCTTGGCATCTACCCCGCGGTGGATCCGCTGGACTCCACGTCCCGCATCCTCGACCCCAACGTCATCGGCATGGACCACTACATGACCGCTCGCGCCGTGCAGAGAATCCTTCAGAAGTACAAGGACCTGCAGGACATCATCGCGATTCTGGGCATGGACGAGCTGTCCGACGAAGACAAGCTGACCGTTTCCCGCGCCCGCAAGATGCAGCGCTTCCTGTCCCAGCCCTTCTTCGTTGCCGCCCAGTTTACCGGCAAGGAAGGCCGCTACGTGAAGCTCGAAGACACCATCAAGGGCTTCAAGGAGATCATCGAAGGCAAGCACGATTCCATTCCGGAGTCCTGCTTCTACATGGTCGGCGGCTTGGACGAGGCTCTGGAAAACGCCAAGAAACAGTAA
- a CDS encoding F0F1 ATP synthase subunit epsilon: protein MAKTITLEIVTPDKMVLQEEVDYVGAPGINGEFGVLPNHIPFLSALGIGSLYYKLNGKKYYVFVAGGFAEVSPAKVTVLAEVAEKAEEIDLERARRAQERAEQRAKQQQEKLDHAAVQAALARALHRMKCRASAVSEGTCRM, encoded by the coding sequence ATGGCTAAGACAATAACGCTTGAAATTGTGACACCGGACAAGATGGTGCTGCAGGAAGAGGTCGACTACGTCGGCGCTCCCGGCATCAACGGTGAATTCGGTGTCCTGCCCAATCATATCCCGTTTCTCTCTGCGCTTGGTATAGGGAGCCTCTACTACAAACTGAACGGCAAAAAGTACTACGTCTTTGTTGCCGGCGGGTTTGCAGAGGTGTCCCCTGCGAAGGTGACAGTTCTTGCTGAAGTGGCGGAAAAAGCTGAAGAAATCGATCTGGAACGGGCCCGCAGGGCTCAGGAAAGAGCCGAGCAGCGCGCCAAGCAGCAACAGGAGAAATTGGATCACGCGGCCGTGCAGGCCGCCCTGGCCAGGGCGCTTCACCGCATGAAGTGTCGTGCTAGCGCCGTGAGCGAAGGCACGTGCCGCATGTAA
- the rodA gene encoding rod shape-determining protein RodA → MFDRRLVFHINWGLVALTAILFLVGVINLYSASALRVATGIELDSYFNKQLLWGGAGLLVMSCIVLVDYRHFKAVSWPYFVLSLLLLVGVSVAGKTIYGARRWLDLGFFNLQPTELAKIAVLILGARLLARMDGRLGWVNLGKVLLVGLVPAVLVVKQPDLGSALNILLILGGMILFKGIAGGVFKVLIVVLPSTLPFGWFFLHDYQKQRILTFLDPGNDPLGAGYHIIQSQIAIGSGGFWGKGFLQGTQSQLRFLPEKHTDFAFAVFGEEWGFFGSVILLTLFCSFLYQIYIVAMEAKDDFGSYLAAGVFFYFFWQILINMGMVLGIMPVVGIPLPFISYGGSASVVNFCMIGVVLNVAMRRFVFKNA, encoded by the coding sequence ATGTTCGACAGACGCCTTGTCTTCCACATCAACTGGGGGCTCGTGGCCCTGACCGCGATCCTCTTCCTGGTCGGGGTGATCAACCTCTATTCGGCCAGCGCCCTGCGCGTCGCGACGGGCATCGAACTCGACAGCTACTTCAACAAGCAGCTGCTCTGGGGCGGCGCGGGCCTGCTGGTCATGTCCTGCATCGTCCTTGTGGACTATCGCCATTTCAAGGCCGTGTCCTGGCCCTATTTCGTCCTGTCGCTGCTTCTCTTGGTCGGGGTGAGCGTGGCCGGGAAAACCATCTACGGGGCCAGACGCTGGCTCGACCTCGGGTTTTTCAACCTGCAGCCGACGGAACTGGCCAAGATAGCCGTGCTCATCCTGGGCGCGCGACTTCTGGCCCGAATGGACGGACGCCTCGGCTGGGTCAATCTGGGCAAGGTCCTCCTTGTGGGGCTCGTGCCGGCGGTGCTCGTGGTCAAGCAGCCCGACCTGGGGTCGGCCCTGAACATCCTGCTGATTCTGGGCGGGATGATCCTTTTCAAGGGCATCGCGGGCGGGGTCTTCAAAGTGCTGATCGTGGTTCTGCCCTCCACGCTGCCCTTCGGGTGGTTCTTTCTCCACGACTACCAGAAGCAGCGCATCCTGACATTCCTCGATCCCGGCAACGATCCCCTCGGCGCAGGGTATCACATCATCCAGTCCCAGATCGCCATCGGGTCGGGCGGTTTCTGGGGCAAGGGCTTCCTGCAGGGCACCCAGAGCCAGTTGCGCTTCCTGCCCGAGAAACACACGGACTTCGCCTTCGCCGTGTTCGGCGAGGAGTGGGGATTTTTCGGGTCCGTGATTCTGCTGACCCTTTTCTGCTCCTTCCTCTACCAGATCTACATCGTGGCCATGGAGGCCAAGGACGATTTCGGCAGCTATCTCGCCGCCGGGGTCTTCTTCTACTTCTTCTGGCAGATCCTCATCAACATGGGCATGGTCCTTGGCATCATGCCCGTGGTTGGCATCCCCCTGCCTTTCATCAGTTACGGGGGCAGCGCTTCCGTGGTCAATTTTTGCATGATCGGCGTGGTTCTCAACGTGGCCATGCGCAGGTTCGTCTTCAAGAACGCCTGA
- the atpH gene encoding ATP synthase F1 subunit delta: MTGNIVARRYAKALFTVAQAQSDKAVMAQYGDDLARLAGVLENAPELTKIFRNPIFGVEEKRGVIVKILDKVAPCAMVRNFCLLLADKNRLAFLPEINASYGMLLDAAQGVLRGKLVTAVKLSDGVQKNVVDKLQKESGQKVVLDYEVDQDIIGGLMLKIGDKVLDASIRAQLQILKENIKRGE; the protein is encoded by the coding sequence TTGACTGGGAATATCGTAGCAAGACGGTACGCCAAGGCGTTGTTCACCGTTGCGCAGGCGCAGTCCGACAAGGCTGTCATGGCGCAGTACGGCGACGACTTGGCCAGGCTGGCTGGAGTCCTGGAGAATGCGCCTGAGCTCACGAAGATCTTCCGCAACCCGATTTTCGGAGTGGAAGAAAAGAGAGGAGTGATCGTCAAGATTCTGGACAAGGTCGCGCCCTGCGCCATGGTCCGGAACTTCTGTCTGCTTCTGGCGGACAAGAACAGGCTGGCTTTTCTCCCCGAGATCAACGCGTCGTACGGCATGCTCCTGGATGCGGCCCAAGGCGTTCTTCGTGGCAAACTGGTGACGGCTGTGAAGCTTTCCGACGGGGTGCAGAAGAACGTTGTCGACAAACTGCAAAAAGAGTCGGGTCAGAAGGTGGTCCTCGATTACGAAGTTGATCAGGACATCATCGGCGGGCTCATGCTCAAGATCGGGGACAAGGTCCTTGACGCTAGTATTCGGGCTCAACTGCAAATTTTGAAAGAAAATATCAAAAGGGGTGAGTAG
- a CDS encoding ATP synthase F0 subunit B, producing the protein MKKFKTVGLVTAALVLCAAIAFASDGEGGGHNKWLDLLYRFINFGIVAFLVYKFAGKRVADMLTGRTKQIETDLADLDERKEDAEKRLLEVESSIANLEAEKAKILADAKAQGEAMRQAIIEKAEVQAAQIKAQAEVSAAQEAKLAIDAIREELAEKIVAAAEDMVKKQLKKKDHEDLVNEYLKKVVLN; encoded by the coding sequence TTGAAAAAATTCAAGACTGTCGGATTGGTGACGGCAGCACTGGTTCTTTGCGCGGCGATTGCCTTCGCCAGCGACGGAGAGGGTGGGGGCCACAATAAATGGCTCGACCTTCTGTATCGCTTTATCAATTTCGGCATCGTGGCCTTCCTGGTCTACAAGTTCGCGGGCAAGCGCGTTGCGGACATGCTGACCGGCCGCACCAAGCAGATCGAGACGGATCTGGCTGACCTCGACGAGCGTAAGGAAGACGCGGAGAAGCGCCTGCTGGAAGTTGAGTCGAGCATCGCCAATCTCGAGGCCGAGAAGGCCAAGATCCTTGCCGACGCCAAGGCCCAGGGCGAGGCCATGCGCCAGGCGATCATCGAGAAGGCCGAAGTCCAGGCTGCGCAGATCAAGGCTCAGGCCGAAGTTTCCGCGGCTCAGGAGGCCAAGCTGGCCATCGACGCCATCCGTGAAGAGCTGGCCGAAAAGATCGTCGCTGCCGCCGAAGACATGGTGAAAAAGCAGCTGAAGAAGAAAGATCACGAAGATTTGGTCAACGAATATCTTAAAAAGGTGGTGCTCAATTGA
- the glmU gene encoding bifunctional UDP-N-acetylglucosamine diphosphorylase/glucosamine-1-phosphate N-acetyltransferase GlmU, with product MSATLGYVLLAAGKGTRMHSDSPKVLQAVLGKPLLGYVFDALAHVPPGLVWTVIGFGAHEVRAAFAARDLQFVLQEEQLGTGHAVSLAWPEIVASGLTHVCVLNGDTPYVPVQEVEALADLCRDEGAAMGMLTLELENPFGYGRVVRFPDGTVLRVVEEKDFDAVEYGGEINEVNSGVYVFDVAQCSGLLAKMDRDNAQGEFYLTQLISLCAEAGLCVAGMPFGSSELLRGINSPQELVDFEEALRARIVAGHLRSGVILRGGSSIVIGPDVEIAPGAEIVGPCEIYGRTRIERGARISSHCWIRDAVLGPCQVKSFSHIEGARIGEGASVGPYARLRPGADIGRKARVGNFVEVKNATLHEGAKAGHLSYLGDSDIGADVNIGAGTITCNYDGVRKHRTEIREKAFIGSNTALVAPVVVGAGAVVGAGSVVTKDVPDAALCVARARQTNIERRKRQEKPQS from the coding sequence ATGAGCGCCACATTGGGTTATGTTCTTCTTGCGGCCGGAAAGGGAACCAGGATGCATTCCGATTCCCCGAAGGTGCTGCAAGCGGTTTTGGGCAAGCCTTTACTTGGATATGTCTTCGATGCGCTTGCGCATGTCCCGCCAGGGCTCGTTTGGACGGTCATCGGGTTCGGGGCGCATGAGGTCCGCGCTGCATTTGCCGCACGGGATCTGCAATTCGTCCTGCAGGAAGAGCAACTGGGCACAGGGCATGCCGTTTCGCTCGCCTGGCCGGAGATCGTCGCCAGCGGTCTGACCCACGTCTGTGTTCTGAATGGAGACACCCCGTACGTGCCGGTGCAGGAAGTGGAGGCCCTTGCGGATTTGTGCCGAGATGAGGGCGCTGCAATGGGCATGCTGACCCTGGAGCTGGAAAACCCTTTCGGATACGGACGGGTAGTTCGGTTCCCAGATGGCACGGTCTTGCGTGTCGTGGAGGAAAAAGACTTCGATGCCGTGGAATATGGAGGCGAGATCAATGAGGTCAATTCCGGCGTCTACGTGTTCGATGTGGCCCAGTGCTCAGGGCTTTTGGCGAAGATGGACCGGGACAACGCCCAGGGCGAGTTCTATCTTACGCAGTTGATCAGCCTTTGCGCCGAGGCGGGGCTGTGCGTTGCAGGCATGCCGTTTGGCAGCTCCGAGCTGCTGCGCGGCATCAATTCTCCGCAGGAGTTGGTTGACTTCGAGGAAGCACTCCGAGCCCGGATTGTCGCGGGACATCTGCGGTCAGGCGTCATTCTGCGCGGTGGATCATCGATCGTCATCGGGCCCGATGTCGAAATCGCACCCGGGGCCGAGATCGTCGGTCCGTGCGAAATCTACGGGCGCACACGGATTGAGCGCGGCGCGCGCATCTCGTCCCACTGCTGGATCAGGGACGCGGTTCTTGGTCCTTGCCAAGTGAAATCCTTTTCTCATATTGAGGGGGCACGCATCGGCGAAGGTGCGTCGGTTGGTCCCTATGCCCGTCTCCGGCCGGGGGCAGACATCGGCCGCAAGGCTCGGGTCGGCAATTTCGTGGAGGTCAAGAATGCGACCCTCCACGAGGGCGCCAAGGCGGGGCACCTGTCCTACCTCGGCGACAGCGACATCGGCGCGGACGTGAACATCGGCGCGGGCACCATCACCTGCAACTATGACGGGGTGCGCAAGCACCGCACCGAGATCCGCGAGAAAGCCTTCATCGGAAGCAACACCGCCCTGGTGGCCCCGGTGGTCGTTGGGGCCGGGGCAGTTGTCGGGGCTGGGTCCGTGGTGACGAAGGACGTCCCTGACGCGGCCCTCTGCGTCGCCAGGGCCCGACAGACGAACATCGAGAGAAGAAAGCGCCAAGAAAAACCTCAATCCTAG
- a CDS encoding ATP synthase F0 subunit B, with amino-acid sequence MQLVNFLIILTVLNLILFRPIRGIIKKRAEVMSEKLGSIEAFTAKAESKLENYKASLSGARVEAQQLRVSLKAEGSEAEAAVLSKAGAEAAEKVAAARKEIDGQKQAALKALRNEVAGYAKNVADKVLSKA; translated from the coding sequence ATGCAACTTGTGAACTTTCTGATCATCCTGACGGTGCTGAACCTGATCCTGTTTCGCCCGATCCGTGGGATCATCAAGAAGCGGGCCGAGGTCATGAGCGAAAAGCTCGGTTCCATCGAGGCCTTCACGGCCAAGGCTGAGTCCAAGCTCGAAAATTACAAGGCTTCCCTGTCCGGCGCCCGGGTCGAGGCGCAGCAGCTGCGCGTGTCCCTGAAGGCCGAAGGGTCAGAAGCCGAGGCCGCGGTCCTGTCCAAGGCCGGCGCCGAAGCCGCCGAGAAGGTCGCCGCCGCCCGCAAAGAGATCGATGGTCAGAAGCAGGCCGCCCTGAAGGCCCTGCGCAACGAAGTCGCGGGCTATGCCAAGAACGTCGCCGACAAGGTGCTCAGCAAGGCGTAG
- the rny gene encoding ribonuclease Y, translating into MADIIITAFICIGIGAVAGYLFKKYITDKEIEDAQKLSERILDEAKKDAQAHKKELLLQAQDEVFALKKEIEQDAKDRERELKKNEARLQAKEERLEKKVESLAQKESELVNLEKKVARQERAVEEKEESLQELVTQQQARLEEISGLTAEEARTRLMQEIESKARHEAAKMVRVIEVEAQETAHRKAQMIIASAVQRYAGDYVAEHTVSSVELPSEDMKGRIIGREGRNIRAIEAATGVDLIIDDTPETVILSAYNPLRREVAKRSLERLISDGRIHPARIEDIVKKVEKEMDVQIREIGEQATFDLGVHGIHPEIVRLLGQLRFRTSFTQNVLQHSLEVAFLCGIMAAELGLDIKKAKRAGLLHDLGKAVDHEVEGPHAIIGADLAKKYNESSEIVHAIAAHHEDVPPKSVYAVLVQAADSLSGARPGARKELLESYVKRLEELEGIATGFNGVSRAFAIQAGREVRVMVDCDAVNDDQIFMLSKDIAKQIEEKMTYPGQIRVTVIREKRAVGIAK; encoded by the coding sequence ATGGCTGACATCATCATCACCGCATTCATCTGTATCGGCATCGGTGCGGTAGCGGGTTATCTTTTCAAGAAATATATCACCGACAAGGAAATCGAGGACGCGCAGAAACTTTCCGAGCGCATTCTCGACGAGGCGAAGAAGGACGCCCAGGCCCACAAGAAGGAGCTGCTGCTTCAGGCCCAGGACGAGGTCTTTGCCTTGAAGAAGGAGATCGAGCAGGACGCCAAGGACCGCGAGCGCGAGCTCAAAAAGAACGAGGCCAGACTCCAGGCCAAGGAAGAGCGCCTGGAAAAGAAGGTCGAATCCCTGGCCCAGAAGGAAAGCGAGCTGGTCAACCTGGAGAAGAAGGTCGCCAGGCAGGAACGGGCCGTGGAGGAGAAGGAGGAGTCCCTGCAGGAACTGGTCACCCAGCAGCAGGCCAGGCTCGAGGAAATTTCGGGCCTGACGGCCGAAGAGGCCCGCACCCGCCTCATGCAGGAGATCGAGAGCAAGGCCCGGCATGAAGCGGCCAAGATGGTTCGCGTCATCGAGGTCGAAGCCCAGGAGACCGCCCACCGCAAAGCCCAGATGATCATCGCCAGCGCGGTCCAGCGCTACGCCGGTGACTACGTCGCCGAGCACACGGTCAGCTCCGTCGAGCTGCCGAGTGAGGACATGAAGGGCCGCATCATCGGCCGCGAAGGGCGCAACATCCGCGCCATCGAAGCCGCAACAGGGGTGGACCTGATCATCGACGACACCCCCGAGACGGTCATTCTTTCCGCCTACAACCCCCTGCGTCGCGAAGTGGCCAAGCGCTCCCTGGAGCGCCTCATCAGCGACGGCCGCATCCACCCCGCCCGCATTGAGGACATAGTCAAGAAGGTCGAGAAGGAGATGGACGTCCAGATCCGCGAGATCGGCGAGCAGGCCACCTTCGACCTCGGCGTGCACGGCATCCACCCCGAGATCGTGCGCCTGCTGGGGCAGCTGCGCTTCCGCACCAGCTTCACCCAGAACGTGCTGCAACATTCCCTCGAAGTCGCGTTCCTATGCGGCATCATGGCCGCGGAGCTGGGGTTGGACATCAAGAAGGCCAAGCGCGCCGGCCTGCTCCATGATCTGGGCAAGGCCGTGGACCACGAGGTGGAAGGTCCCCACGCCATCATCGGCGCCGACCTGGCCAAGAAGTACAACGAGTCGAGCGAAATCGTGCACGCCATCGCGGCCCACCACGAGGACGTGCCGCCCAAGTCAGTGTACGCGGTCCTGGTGCAGGCCGCCGACAGCCTGTCCGGCGCCCGCCCCGGCGCGCGCAAGGAACTGCTGGAGAGCTACGTCAAGCGCCTGGAGGAGCTGGAAGGCATCGCCACCGGCTTCAACGGCGTGAGCCGCGCCTTCGCCATCCAGGCCGGCCGCGAGGTGCGCGTCATGGTTGACTGCGACGCGGTCAACGACGACCAGATATTCATGCTGAGCAAGGACATCGCCAAGCAGATCGAGGAGAAGATGACCTACCCCGGCCAGATCCGGGTCACAGTCATCCGCGAGAAGAGGGCCGTAGGCATTGCCAAGTAG
- the atpA gene encoding F0F1 ATP synthase subunit alpha, translated as MQIKAEEISQIIEGQIKNYEKKVEMSETGVVLSVGDGIARVYGCENAMAMELLEFPGNVMGMVLNLEEDSVGVALLGETEHIKEGDIVKRTGRIFQVPVGDAVMGRVIDPLGNPIDGLGPIQTDMFRNVEIKAPGIIARKSVHEPMYTGLKAIDAMTPIGRGQRELIIGDRQVGKTAVGVDAILAQKNSDIHCFYVAIGQKRSTVAQVVEALRQNGALAYTTVISATASEPAPLQFIAAYCGCTMAEFYRDNGKHALIVYDDLSKQAVAYRQMSLLLRRPPGREAFPGDVFYLHSRLLERSCKVNDSLGAGSLTALPVIETQAGDVSAYIPTNVISITDGQVYLEPNLFMAGIRPAINVGLSVSRVGGAAQIKAMKKVAGTLRLDLAQYRELAAFAQFGSDLDKATKTKLTRGERLVELLKQPQYQPMPVEEQVAVLYAGTRGYLDDVAVTDAIRFGNELVDFMRNQKSDVLAEIVQTKDLGAETEKKLAAALTEFKAGFKA; from the coding sequence ATGCAGATCAAAGCAGAAGAAATTAGCCAGATCATCGAAGGCCAGATCAAGAACTACGAGAAAAAGGTCGAGATGAGCGAGACTGGCGTGGTCCTGTCGGTGGGTGACGGTATCGCCCGCGTTTACGGATGCGAAAACGCGATGGCCATGGAACTCCTCGAGTTTCCCGGTAACGTCATGGGCATGGTTCTGAACCTTGAAGAAGACTCCGTGGGCGTCGCTCTTCTCGGCGAGACCGAACACATCAAGGAAGGCGACATCGTCAAACGTACGGGCCGGATCTTCCAGGTTCCCGTCGGCGACGCGGTCATGGGCCGTGTCATCGACCCCCTGGGCAATCCCATCGACGGTCTGGGGCCGATTCAGACGGATATGTTCCGTAACGTCGAAATCAAGGCTCCCGGCATCATCGCCCGTAAGTCCGTGCATGAACCCATGTACACGGGTCTGAAGGCCATCGACGCCATGACCCCCATCGGCCGCGGACAGCGCGAACTGATCATCGGCGACCGTCAGGTCGGCAAGACCGCCGTTGGCGTCGACGCCATCCTGGCCCAGAAGAACAGCGACATCCACTGCTTCTACGTCGCCATCGGCCAGAAGCGCTCCACCGTCGCCCAGGTCGTCGAGGCCCTGCGTCAGAACGGCGCCCTGGCCTACACCACGGTCATCTCCGCCACCGCTTCCGAACCGGCTCCCCTGCAGTTCATCGCGGCCTACTGCGGATGCACCATGGCGGAGTTCTACCGCGACAACGGCAAGCACGCCCTGATCGTGTACGACGATTTGTCCAAGCAGGCAGTGGCTTACCGCCAGATGTCCCTGCTGCTGCGCCGCCCTCCGGGACGTGAAGCTTTCCCCGGCGACGTTTTCTACCTGCACTCCCGCCTGCTGGAGCGCTCCTGCAAGGTCAACGACAGCCTCGGCGCCGGTTCCCTGACCGCCCTGCCGGTCATCGAAACCCAGGCCGGCGACGTGTCCGCGTACATCCCGACCAACGTTATCTCCATCACGGACGGTCAGGTCTACCTGGAGCCGAACCTGTTCATGGCCGGCATCCGTCCCGCCATCAACGTCGGTCTGTCCGTCTCCCGAGTCGGCGGTGCGGCCCAGATCAAGGCCATGAAGAAGGTCGCCGGCACCCTGCGTCTTGACCTCGCCCAGTACCGCGAACTGGCCGCCTTCGCCCAGTTCGGCTCCGATTTGGACAAGGCCACCAAAACCAAGCTGACCCGCGGTGAGCGTCTGGTCGAACTGCTCAAGCAGCCCCAGTACCAGCCCATGCCCGTCGAAGAGCAGGTCGCCGTGCTGTACGCCGGTACCCGCGGCTACCTCGACGACGTCGCCGTGACCGACGCCATCCGCTTCGGTAACGAACTGGTCGATTTCATGCGCAACCAGAAATCCGACGTCCTGGCCGAAATCGTGCAGACCAAGGACCTTGGCGCCGAAACCGAAAAGAAGCTGGCCGCAGCCCTCACCGAGTTCAAAGCCGGTTTCAAAGCCTAG
- a CDS encoding F0F1 ATP synthase subunit gamma, whose protein sequence is MASLRDIQNKIVGVKKTKQITKAMNMVASAKLRGAQNRIERFRPYADKFHDILIDLASRADASVHPLLEKREEIQNIGIVLVTSDKGLCGSFNANLCNAANRLAKQKEAEGKTVKFICIGKKGRDFIRKTRFEIVSQYAENMTNFDFQLASETGNLVIDGYLSGQFDEVHIVFGKFVSIAKQEATSSQILPAETAEAEAPTGATSEYIFEPSVEGLLAELLPRYVKVQMYRGLLDTSASEHAARMSAMDNATKNCDEMVGSLTLVYNKARQASITTQLMDIVGGAEALKG, encoded by the coding sequence ATGGCATCACTGAGGGACATTCAAAACAAGATCGTCGGTGTGAAAAAGACCAAGCAGATCACGAAAGCGATGAACATGGTCGCTTCCGCGAAGCTGCGTGGTGCTCAGAACCGAATCGAGCGCTTCCGTCCCTATGCTGATAAGTTCCATGACATTCTTATCGATCTGGCTTCCCGCGCCGACGCCAGCGTTCATCCCCTGCTTGAGAAGCGCGAAGAGATCCAGAACATAGGCATCGTTCTGGTCACTTCGGACAAGGGGCTGTGCGGCAGCTTCAACGCGAACCTCTGCAACGCCGCCAACAGGCTGGCCAAGCAGAAGGAAGCAGAAGGCAAGACCGTCAAGTTTATCTGCATCGGAAAAAAAGGCAGGGATTTCATCCGCAAGACGAGGTTCGAGATCGTTTCGCAGTACGCTGAGAATATGACCAACTTCGATTTCCAGTTGGCCAGCGAAACGGGCAACCTCGTCATCGATGGATATCTCTCCGGACAGTTTGACGAAGTGCATATCGTTTTCGGAAAGTTCGTGAGCATCGCCAAGCAGGAAGCGACGTCGTCACAGATCCTCCCGGCCGAGACGGCCGAGGCGGAAGCACCGACCGGCGCCACCAGCGAATACATCTTCGAACCATCGGTGGAAGGGCTTCTGGCCGAACTTCTGCCCAGATACGTCAAGGTTCAGATGTACCGCGGCCTGCTTGATACTTCGGCCAGCGAGCATGCGGCGCGCATGTCGGCCATGGATAACGCGACCAAGAACTGCGACGAAATGGTCGGCAGCCTGACCCTTGTCTACAACAAGGCGCGCCAGGCGAGCATCACCACCCAATTAATGGACATCGTAGGCGGTGCCGAGGCACTGAAAGGATAA